One stretch of Pseudomonas fragi DNA includes these proteins:
- a CDS encoding autotransporter assembly complex protein TamA has protein sequence MTFPGRFTSGVVLLLSSFAAFAQSELVVKVKPANDALKANVEGYIGSLGDRDEKALLRFQRGAQEQALKASQALGYYQPSIETEVKPGDPPRLVLSIDPGEPVHLRNVNVRIEGPAASLKAFQIPASDDLKPGAVLNQGNYEDAKRLIQNRALRYGFFNGKFTQHELLVDPKGGYADINLVYESGPRFLLGKVSFAGDAPFDQTLLQRMVPFTPDTPYDSELVAELNQNLQSSGYFEIVRVDAAPSTAVGQVIPVDVDLETRKPRTMTLGLGYSTDTGARGKASWMRHWGNPRGDSYGFESEISQPKQNVGAWYDIPLDPPLTDKLRLAAGYQNEEIANTDTLSKLLTVGPEWHSKLDNGWTRIISLRWQHEEYRLGDDSGLSTLLMPGVSYSVLRSDNRIDPSHGYSVSTDMQVAKQGLMSDTNLFHGDVKFKALTTLWEKHRFLGRIQFGGSATNGYKSIPPSLRFFAGGDQSVRGYDYQSLSPKNSDGDRIGGRYMLAGSLEYQYQFAEKWRWATFVDQGNAFNTLDFPSLKTGVGVGIRWISPVGPIRLDLAHALDDDGGVRLHFSMGPEL, from the coding sequence ATGACGTTCCCAGGAAGATTTACCAGTGGTGTTGTCCTGCTGCTCAGCAGTTTTGCGGCGTTTGCCCAAAGCGAGTTGGTGGTCAAGGTCAAACCGGCAAACGACGCCCTCAAGGCCAACGTGGAAGGCTATATAGGCAGCCTCGGCGACCGTGACGAGAAAGCGCTTTTGCGTTTTCAACGTGGCGCGCAGGAGCAGGCCTTAAAGGCTTCCCAGGCCTTGGGTTACTACCAGCCCTCCATAGAAACCGAGGTCAAGCCCGGCGATCCGCCGCGTCTGGTGTTGAGTATCGATCCCGGCGAGCCGGTGCATCTGCGCAACGTCAACGTGCGTATCGAAGGCCCGGCCGCTTCGCTCAAGGCTTTTCAGATACCGGCCAGCGATGACCTCAAGCCCGGCGCGGTGCTCAACCAGGGCAATTACGAAGACGCCAAGCGCCTGATCCAGAACCGTGCCCTGCGTTACGGTTTTTTTAACGGCAAATTCACTCAGCACGAACTGCTGGTCGACCCGAAAGGCGGGTATGCCGATATCAATCTGGTCTACGAAAGCGGACCGCGTTTTTTACTGGGCAAAGTCAGCTTTGCCGGCGATGCTCCCTTCGACCAGACCTTGCTGCAACGCATGGTGCCGTTTACCCCCGATACCCCTTATGACTCGGAACTGGTCGCCGAGCTCAATCAGAATCTGCAAAGCAGCGGCTACTTTGAAATCGTGCGCGTCGATGCCGCGCCGAGCACGGCGGTGGGGCAGGTGATCCCGGTCGACGTCGACCTGGAAACCCGCAAGCCGCGCACCATGACCCTGGGCCTGGGTTATTCCACCGACACCGGAGCCCGCGGCAAGGCCAGCTGGATGCGCCACTGGGGCAACCCGCGTGGCGACAGCTACGGTTTTGAATCGGAAATTTCCCAGCCCAAGCAAAACGTCGGTGCCTGGTATGACATCCCGCTGGACCCGCCGCTGACCGACAAATTGCGTCTCGCCGCCGGTTATCAAAATGAAGAAATCGCCAACACCGACACCTTGAGCAAGCTGCTCACGGTCGGCCCCGAGTGGCACAGCAAGCTGGACAACGGCTGGACGCGCATTATCTCGCTCAGGTGGCAGCACGAAGAATATCGCCTGGGCGATGACTCGGGCCTGAGCACCCTGCTGATGCCAGGCGTCAGCTACTCGGTATTGCGCAGTGACAACCGCATCGACCCCAGCCACGGTTACAGCGTGAGCACGGACATGCAGGTGGCCAAGCAAGGGCTGATGTCCGACACCAACCTGTTCCATGGCGACGTGAAATTCAAGGCGCTGACCACCCTGTGGGAAAAACACCGCTTTTTGGGCCGCATTCAGTTTGGCGGCAGTGCCACCAATGGCTACAAGTCGATTCCACCGTCCTTGCGCTTTTTCGCCGGTGGCGACCAGAGCGTGCGCGGCTATGACTACCAGAGCCTGTCGCCGAAAAACTCCGACGGTGATCGCATCGGCGGGCGCTATATGCTCGCCGGCAGCCTGGAGTATCAATATCAGTTCGCCGAAAAATGGCGCTGGGCGACGTTTGTCGATCAGGGCAACGCCTTCAACACACTGGACTTCCCGAGTTTGAAAACCGGGGTCGGCGTGGGTATCCGCTGGATCTCGCCGGTTGGTCCGATACGTCTGGATCTGGCCCATGCGCTGGACGATGACGGCGGTGTCCGTTTGCACTTTTCGATGGGGCCAGAACTGTGA
- a CDS encoding GNAT family N-acetyltransferase, with amino-acid sequence MTQTPNATSEIRLLDSGYSREARSLLYQAYRHEPTFRFLFNAERSGYEQRVRATVRELVKQHFLQDLPALGLLVNDRLLGIALIAPPQRRLGITESWAWQLRMVLSTGLSCTRRYLAYHQAVQACVPGDAVHMLPLLGIHPEFQGQHYGEQLLEAVHNWCAEDEHSEGVVLDTGNPHYLDFYKRQGYVEIGEVAIGPVVEHVFFHANPQVLHTATA; translated from the coding sequence ATGACGCAAACGCCGAACGCTACCAGTGAGATCCGATTGCTCGACAGTGGCTATTCAAGAGAGGCGCGTTCGTTGCTGTACCAGGCTTATCGCCATGAGCCGACGTTTCGTTTTCTGTTCAACGCCGAGCGCAGCGGCTACGAGCAACGGGTCAGGGCCACGGTACGCGAACTGGTCAAGCAGCATTTTTTGCAGGATTTGCCAGCGCTGGGCCTGCTGGTCAATGACCGGTTGCTGGGCATTGCCCTGATCGCGCCGCCGCAACGGCGCCTGGGCATTACCGAGAGCTGGGCCTGGCAGTTGCGCATGGTGCTCAGCACCGGTTTGAGCTGCACGCGGCGCTATCTGGCCTATCACCAGGCGGTGCAGGCCTGCGTGCCGGGAGATGCGGTGCATATGCTGCCGCTGCTGGGTATTCACCCCGAATTCCAGGGCCAGCATTACGGCGAGCAGTTGCTTGAGGCGGTGCACAACTGGTGCGCCGAAGATGAGCATTCCGAAGGCGTGGTGCTCGATACCGGCAACCCGCATTACCTGGACTTCTACAAGCGCCAGGGTTATGTGGAGATCGGTGAAGTGGCCATCGGGCCGGTTGTGGAACATGTGTTTTTCCATGCCAATCCGCAGGTGTTACATACTGCAACGGCTTGA
- the xthA gene encoding exodeoxyribonuclease III, producing the protein MKIVSFNINGLRARPHQLAALIEKHQPDVIGLQETKVHDDQFPLADIEALGYHVHFHGQKGHYGVALLSRQPPLELHKGFASDEEDAQRRFIWGTFADENGQPVTIMNGYFPQGENRDHPTKFPAKQRFYSDLQQLLESRFSNEQPLVVMGDINISPQDCDIGIGPDNAKRWLKTGKCSFLPEEREWLERLKNWGLVDSFRYLHPDVADRFSWFDYRSRGFEDEPKRGLRIDVILASQGLVPRIKAAGVDYDLRGMEKPSDHAPIWLELS; encoded by the coding sequence ATGAAAATCGTTTCATTCAACATCAATGGCCTGCGCGCTCGGCCGCATCAGCTGGCAGCGCTGATCGAGAAACATCAGCCTGACGTAATCGGCCTGCAGGAAACCAAGGTCCATGATGACCAGTTCCCCCTCGCCGACATCGAAGCCCTGGGCTATCACGTGCACTTTCATGGTCAAAAAGGCCATTACGGCGTCGCCCTGCTTTCGCGCCAGCCCCCCCTGGAACTGCACAAGGGCTTTGCCAGCGATGAAGAAGACGCCCAGCGCCGGTTTATCTGGGGCACTTTCGCAGACGAAAACGGCCAGCCGGTGACCATCATGAATGGTTACTTCCCACAGGGCGAAAACCGCGACCACCCTACCAAGTTCCCGGCCAAGCAACGCTTCTACAGCGACCTGCAACAGCTGCTGGAAAGCCGGTTCAGCAATGAACAACCGCTGGTGGTGATGGGCGACATCAATATCTCGCCGCAGGACTGCGACATCGGTATCGGCCCGGACAACGCCAAGCGCTGGCTGAAAACCGGCAAGTGCAGCTTTTTGCCGGAAGAGCGCGAGTGGCTGGAGCGCCTCAAGAACTGGGGCCTGGTGGACAGCTTCCGCTACCTGCACCCGGACGTGGCGGACCGTTTCAGCTGGTTCGACTACCGCAGCCGCGGTTTTGAAGACGAGCCCAAGCGTGGCCTGCGCATTGACGTGATCCTTGCCTCCCAGGGGCTGGTGCCACGCATCAAGGCAGCGGGCGTGGACTACGACCTGCGCGGCATGGAAAAACCGTCCGATCATGCGCCGATCTGGTTGGAGTTGAGCTGA
- a CDS encoding substrate-binding domain-containing protein produces MLRFLSLTLLCAITGLATAADLRIQGSNTIGANLGPALVSAMLAEQGLHDIHSVPVIPPNEHSIVGTTAQGQQIRVDVAAHGSGTGFTALAAGLADLVASSRPIKDRELVDLEPLGDLKSPGAEQVIAIDGLAIILHPHNPLNQLNTEQLAQIFSGQISRWEQLGGTGGAIHLYARDDQSGTWETFKELVLNRNGQPLSSKAQRFESSEELSDAVSHDPQAIGFIGLPYIREAKAVAIVDGASQPMLPLTSLIASEDYPLSRRLFLYLPPATNNPWAKALVAFTQSPQGQAIVGQNGFVAQSVQADNVMPGAHMPEQYQALTREAQRLSVNFRFEEGSASLDNKARQDLLRVVDYLSAHGKLDKQVTLVGFGDAKDDPQRAQLLSRLRAMAVRRELVKSGVVLREIQGYGAQMPVAANTEDEGRLKNRRVEVWVY; encoded by the coding sequence ATGCTGCGCTTTTTGTCGTTGACCCTGTTATGCGCCATCACCGGCCTGGCGACGGCGGCCGACCTGCGTATCCAGGGCTCCAACACCATCGGCGCCAACCTGGGCCCGGCACTGGTCAGCGCCATGCTCGCCGAACAGGGCCTGCATGATATCCACAGCGTTCCGGTCATCCCGCCCAACGAGCACAGCATTGTCGGCACCACGGCCCAGGGCCAGCAGATCCGCGTGGATGTCGCCGCCCACGGTTCGGGCACCGGTTTTACTGCGCTGGCCGCAGGGCTTGCGGATCTGGTGGCCTCATCACGGCCCATCAAGGACCGCGAACTGGTTGACCTTGAGCCCCTGGGCGACCTGAAAAGCCCCGGCGCCGAGCAAGTCATCGCCATCGATGGCCTGGCAATCATCCTGCATCCGCACAACCCCCTCAACCAGCTCAACACCGAACAACTGGCACAGATTTTCAGCGGCCAGATCAGCCGCTGGGAACAGTTGGGCGGCACCGGCGGGGCCATTCACTTGTATGCACGCGACGACCAGTCCGGCACCTGGGAAACCTTCAAGGAGCTGGTATTGAACCGCAACGGGCAGCCCTTGAGCAGTAAGGCGCAACGCTTCGAATCCAGCGAAGAGCTGTCCGACGCAGTCAGCCATGACCCGCAAGCCATCGGCTTTATCGGCCTGCCGTATATCCGTGAGGCCAAGGCCGTGGCCATTGTCGACGGCGCATCGCAACCGATGTTGCCGCTTACCAGCTTGATTGCCAGCGAAGATTACCCCTTGTCGCGCCGCCTGTTCCTGTACTTGCCCCCGGCCACGAACAATCCCTGGGCCAAGGCGCTGGTAGCCTTTACCCAAAGCCCGCAGGGCCAGGCCATCGTCGGGCAAAACGGCTTTGTCGCGCAAAGCGTCCAGGCGGACAACGTGATGCCGGGGGCACATATGCCGGAGCAGTATCAGGCGCTGACCCGCGAGGCGCAGCGCCTGTCGGTAAATTTTCGCTTTGAGGAAGGCAGCGCTTCGCTGGACAACAAGGCGCGCCAGGACTTGCTGCGCGTGGTCGACTACCTGAGCGCCCACGGCAAGCTCGACAAGCAGGTCACGCTGGTGGGTTTCGGCGATGCCAAGGATGACCCGCAGCGAGCACAACTGCTGTCCCGGTTACGGGCAATGGCGGTGCGCCGCGAGCTGGTGAAAAGTGGCGTGGTACTCAGGGAAATTCAAGGTTACGGTGCACAAATGCCGGTGGCAGCCAACACCGAAGATGAAGGCCGCCTGAAGAATCGCCGGGTTGAGGTGTGGGTGTATTGA
- a CDS encoding acyl-CoA dehydrogenase: MDFAYSPKVQALRERVTAFMDAHVYPAEAIFDQQVAEGDRWQPTAIMEELKLKARAEGLWNLFLPESELGAGLSNLEYAPLAEIMGRSMLGSEPFNCSAPDTGNMEVLVRYASTAQKQQWLEPLLRGEIRSAFAMTEPDVASADATNMAARAVRDGDEWLINGRKWWTSGACDPRCKIMIFMGLSNPENPRHQQHSMILVPVDTPGVTIVRPLPVFGYDDAPHGHAEVLFDNVRVPYENVLLGEGRGFEIAQGRLGPGRIHHCMRSIGMAERALELMCKRSLARTAFGKPLARLGGNIDKIADSRMEIDMARLLTLKAAYMMDTVGNKVAKSEIAQIKVVAPNVALKVIDRAIQMHGGAGVSGDFPLAYMYAMQRTLRLADGPDEVHRAAVGKFELDKW, encoded by the coding sequence ATGGATTTCGCTTATTCCCCGAAAGTTCAGGCACTGCGCGAGCGTGTGACAGCGTTTATGGACGCCCATGTGTACCCGGCGGAGGCGATTTTTGATCAGCAAGTGGCTGAAGGCGACCGCTGGCAGCCGACGGCGATCATGGAAGAGCTGAAGCTCAAGGCCAGGGCTGAAGGCCTGTGGAATCTGTTTTTGCCCGAGTCCGAACTGGGGGCCGGGCTGAGCAACCTTGAATACGCGCCGCTGGCAGAAATCATGGGGCGCTCGATGCTGGGCTCCGAGCCCTTCAACTGTTCTGCACCGGATACCGGCAACATGGAAGTCCTGGTGCGCTACGCCAGCACGGCGCAAAAACAGCAGTGGCTCGAGCCGCTGCTGCGCGGTGAGATTCGCTCGGCGTTTGCCATGACCGAACCGGACGTTGCCTCGGCGGATGCCACCAATATGGCTGCCCGCGCCGTGCGTGACGGTGATGAGTGGCTGATCAACGGTCGCAAGTGGTGGACGTCCGGGGCCTGTGACCCGCGCTGCAAGATCATGATTTTCATGGGCTTGAGCAACCCTGAAAACCCGCGCCATCAGCAACACTCGATGATCCTGGTGCCGGTGGACACACCGGGGGTAACAATCGTGCGACCACTGCCGGTGTTCGGCTACGACGATGCACCTCATGGTCACGCCGAAGTGCTGTTCGACAACGTGCGTGTGCCGTATGAAAACGTCTTGTTGGGTGAGGGCCGGGGCTTCGAGATTGCCCAGGGGCGTCTTGGGCCGGGGCGGATTCACCACTGCATGCGCTCGATCGGCATGGCCGAGCGGGCCTTGGAATTAATGTGCAAACGATCGCTGGCGCGTACTGCGTTCGGCAAACCGCTGGCACGTCTGGGGGGCAATATCGACAAGATCGCCGACTCGCGCATGGAGATCGACATGGCGCGGCTGTTGACCCTCAAGGCCGCCTATATGATGGATACGGTGGGTAACAAAGTGGCGAAAAGCGAAATCGCCCAGATCAAGGTTGTCGCCCCCAACGTTGCCTTGAAGGTAATTGACCGGGCCATTCAGATGCATGGCGGGGCAGGGGTTTCGGGGGATTTTCCGCTGGCTTATATGTATGCCATGCAGCGCACGCTGCGCCTGGCGGATGGCCCGGATGAAGTGCACCGGGCGGCGGTGGGCAAGTTTGAGCTGGACAAGTGGTAG